In a genomic window of Cyprinus carpio isolate SPL01 chromosome A10, ASM1834038v1, whole genome shotgun sequence:
- the LOC109097858 gene encoding E3 ubiquitin-protein ligase TRIM23 has product MSPRMAAAVGVNKQTSAAAMDACVRHGRGTTTTAVKVLECGVCEDVFSLQGDKVPRLLLCGHTVCHDCLTRLPLHGRAVRCPFDRQATELGDSGVWGLKKNFALLELLERLQNGASNQSGMSEDVLREMGECIIRCDEDETHTASMYCTVCATHLCAECSQLTHSTRTLAKHRRVPLADKPHEKMLCPQHQVHAIEFVCLEDGCQPGPLMCCVCKEYGKHQGHKHAVLEAEANQIRASILDMAHCIRSFTEEVSEYSRKLVGIVQQIEGGEQIVEDSMGMAHTEHVPGTAESARSCVRAYFADLHETLCRQEEMALSVVDAHVRERLIWLRQQQEDMTILLSQVSTACLHCEKTLQQDDCRVILAKQEINRLLETLQKQQQQFTELADHIQLDAGIPVTFTKDNRVHIGPKMEIRVVTLGLDGAGKTTILFKLKQDEFMQPIPTIGFNVETVEYKNLKFTIWDVGGKHKLRPLWKHYYLNTQAVVFVIDSCHRDRLMESHSELAKLLTEKELRDALLLIFANKQDVPGAVSVEEMTELLSLHKLCCGRSWHIQGCDARSGMGLHEGLDWLSRQLVAAGVLDVA; this is encoded by the exons ATGAGTCCGAGGATGGCCGCTGCTGTCGGGGTAAATAAACAGACGAGCGCAGCGGCGATGGATGCGTGTGTGAGACACGGCCGCGGCACAACTACTACTGCGGTGAA ggTGTTGGAGTGCGGTGTTTGCGAGGATGTGTTTTCACTGCAAGGCGACAAGGTGCCGCGGCTGCTGCTGTGTGGACACACGGTGTGTCACGACTGCTTGACCCGTCTGCCTCTTCACGGCAGGGCAGTTCGCTGCCCCTTTGACAGACAGGCCACGGAGCTGG GAGACTCGGGTGTGTGGGGCTTGAAGAAGAACTTTGCTTTGCTAGAATTGCTTGAACGGCTGCAGAATGGGGCCAGCAATCAGTCAGGCATGTCTGAGGATGTGCTTCGTGAGATGGGAGAG TGCATTATCCGCTGTGATGAGGATGAGACTCATACTGCTTCTATGTACTGCACGGTTTGTGCCACACACCTGTGTGCCGAGTGCTCCCAGCTCACCCACTCCACCCGAACGCTGGCCAAACACCGGCGTGTGCCACTGGCAGACAAGCCCCATGAGAAGATGCTCTGTCCACAGCACCAGGTGCATGCCATTGAGTTTGTCTGCCTGGAAGACGGCTGCCAGCCGGGGCCGCTCATGTGCTGTGTGTGCAAGGAGTACGGGAAGCACCAAGGGCATAAG CATGCTGTACTGGAGGCTGAAGCCAACCAGATCCGAGCATCCATCCTGGACATGGCACACTGCATCCGTTCATTCACAGAGGAAGTGTCCGAGTACTCCAGGAAACTAGTGGGCATCGTGCAGCAGATTGAAGGAGGAGAGCAGATTGTGGAGGACAGCATGGGCATGGCTCACACTGAACAT GTTCCAGGAACAGCAGAAAGCGCCCGGTCGTGCGTACGTGCCTATTTTGCAGATCTACACGAGACGCTGTGTCGTCAGGAGGAGATGGCTCTGAGCGTGGTGGACGCACACGTCCGAGAGAGGCTGATCTGGCTTCGACAGCAGCAGGAGGACATGACCATACTGCTGTCCCAGGTGTCCACTGCCTGTCTGCACTGCGAGAAAACACTGCAGCAG GATGATTGCAGGGTTATTTTGGCAAAACAGGAGATCAACCGACTACTAGAGACACtacagaaacagcagcagcagtttacAGAGCTAGCCGACCACATTCAGCTGGATGCAGGCATCCCTGTTACTTTCACTAAg GACAACCGTGTGCACATTGGTCCAAAAATGGAGATCCGAGTTGTGACTTTGGGCTTAGATGGAGCTGGCAAAACTACCATTCTCTTCAAACTGAAGCAAGATGAGTTCATGCAGCCCATACCGACTATAG gTTTTAATGTAGAAACCGTTGAATACAAAAACCTGAAATTCACCATTTGGGATGTGGGTGGCAAGCATAAACTCCGTCCTCTGTGGAAACACTACTATCTGAACACACAAG CGGTGGTGtttgtgattgacagctgtcacaGGGACCGGCTGATGGAGTCTCACAGTGAACTGGCCAAACTGCTGACAGAGAAAGAGCTCAGAGATGCTCTGCTGCTCATCTTCGCCAACAAACAG GATGTTCCCGGTGCGGTGTCTGTGGAGGAGATGACGGAGCTCCTGAGCTTACACAAACTGTGCTGCGGCCGCAGCTGGCACATCCAGGGCTGTGACGCCCGCAGCGGCATGGGTCTACACGAGGGGTTAGACTGGCTCTCACGCCAGCTGGTGGCTGCAGGAGTTCTGGATGTGGCCTGA